The following coding sequences are from one Octopus bimaculoides isolate UCB-OBI-ISO-001 chromosome 3, ASM119413v2, whole genome shotgun sequence window:
- the LOC106879271 gene encoding uncharacterized protein K02A2.6-like, whose protein sequence is MFISDELGCCTKTKAKIIVKQSATPIFKPRRNVPFAALEQVNKELESLGIIEKTDHSDWRAPTVYVKKKNDKLRACTDFSTGLNDCLNSHNYPLLSPEEVFAKLNRGKFFLKSDLSEAYLQIQEEYAHLLVINTHHGLFKLKRLSFGVKVAPSVFQQIMDTTLADCDFAIAYLDNILKQKKSESHEHVERVKMGIRKDKRIWL, encoded by the coding sequence ATGTTTATTTCGGATGAACTGGGCTGCTGCACGAAAACGAAGGCAAAAATTATCGTAAAACAAAGTGCAACACCAATATTTAAGCCAAGACGTAATGTACCGTTCGCGGCACTAGAACAAGTAAATAAGGAACTTGAAAGCCTAGGAATAATCGAAAAGACGGACCACTCAGATTGGAGAGCGCCTACGGTctacgtaaaaaagaaaaatgataagttACGAGCTTGTACAGATTTTTCAACGGGATTAAACGATTGCCTAAACTCACATAACTACCCGTTGCTGAGTCCTGAGGAAGTGTTCGCAAAATTGAATAGAGGGAAATTCTTCTTAAAATCAGACCTCTCGGAGGCATACttacaaatacaagaagaatacGCACACTTATTAGTCATTAATACACACCATGGCTTATTTAAATTGAAGCGGCTTTCCTTCGGTGTAAAAGTTGCTCCTTCCGTATTTCAACAAATAATGGATACAACACTGGCGGACTGTGATTTTGCTATCGCCTATTTAGACAATatcctaaaacaaaaaaaaagcgaaTCACACGAACATGTAGAACGCGTTAAAATGGGTATTCGGAAAGATAAGAGAATATGGCTTTAA
- the LOC106879270 gene encoding uncharacterized protein LOC106879270, translating to MLKKMFSPDYVANSITEFKYEPDEGVTFEAYYRRYEQIFNKECKDWDEDMKTHLILRKLAGEYEHYSNYVLPKKPSDINYRNTIDILCKIFSEKSSFFNTCRKCLNLEKNNEEDYITYASRVNREFVRFKLDELTPDMFKCLIFTQGLTAEKDAKVRTRILVKLEENQVVTLQLSEECERIVKHDIEKIEHKDCSRVKQDVVERKW from the coding sequence ATGCTGAAAAAGATGTTCTCGCCAGATTATGTTGCAAACTCAATAACCGAATTTAAGTATGAACCAGACGAGGGAGTTACCTTCGAGGCGTACTATAGAAGATATGAACAGATCTTCAATAAAGAGTGCAAAGATTGGGATGAAGATATGAAAACGCATCTAATCTTAAGAAAACTCGCAGGAGAATACGAGCATTACAGCAATTACGTACTCCCGAAAAAACCTTCTGACATAAACTACAGAAACACAATagacatattgtgtaaaatttttagcGAGAAAAGCTCGTTTTTCAATACATGCAGGAAATGTCTGAACTTAGAAAAGAACAACGaggaggactacatcacataCGCTAGTAGAGTTAACAGAGAATTTGTAAGGTTCAAACTGGACGAGTTAACGCCAGACATGTTCAAGTGCCTGATATTTACTCAGGGACTAACTGCAGAAAAAGACGCAAAGGTAAGAACAAGAATTCTCGTTAAACTGGAAGAAAACCAAGTTGTAACCTTACAATtgtcagaagaatgtgaaagAATAGTAAAGCACGACATagagaaaattgaacataaagacTGCTCCCGAGTGAAACAAGATGTCGTCGAAAGGAAATGGTAA